One window from the genome of Halobellus ruber encodes:
- the mutS gene encoding DNA mismatch repair protein MutS, producing the protein MLDRAEELTPMLSQYLDLCRAHPDAIVLFQVGDFYEAFCEAAETVARVCEVTLTQREDSTGTYPMAGIPIDNAASYLEALLDADFRVAIADQVEDAEEATGLVDRAVTNVVSPGTVVDDDLLDRASATYLAALVARDSGSAEGGTDDPDDPPAALATLDVSTGECRVTAGPTDRIRTELERLAPAEVVVGPDTDLDASALGFETMVTERDPAVFGLDAADATLSGYVAEPAAVLDAPVERRAVGGLLSYAEYTQGDDGALPYVSRVQRYDLRRSLRLDATAMRSLELFESRQPGGGGTLVGTVDRTVSALGRRRLEAWLRRPLVDAERIRRRHDAVAELLDRPIAREAVREHLSKVYDLERLAARISQERADARDLRSLRTTLAVVPELKTALDDVDSAALADLRDALDELADVRDLIDRAIVPDPPQEITEGGVIRDGFDDDLDEVRAAEREGREWVSSLEERERERTGIDSLEVGYTQVHGYYIEVTNPNLDRVPDDYTRRQTLKNAERFYTPELKRREEEILSASERADSMEYELFCEVRSRVAAETERLQTLADALARLDALATFATVAADAGYVRPEMGVEPLRIDAGRHPVVERTQDEFVPNGIDFTEGHVAVITGPNMSGKSTYMRQVALICLLAQAGSFVPADAAELPILDRIFTRVGASDDIAGGQSTFMREMSELTDILHDATADSLVLLDEVGRGTSTADGLAIARATTEFVHDEVGATTLFATHYHDLTDLAADLPNAFNRHFTVSKQGGDPDAPDADETEVTFLHRVAEGPASSSYGVEVAKLAGVPDRVVERAREYVRGAAGSAASTAAEDASGDGVEGEDAGSDPGETAESGPDRQESTGSDPGTPATPQSDRGDTLAAYVEGLENGDRGGDEAAAPTGADGDVIEALRDVEIARTTPLEALNTLEDLQRRLDE; encoded by the coding sequence ATGCTCGATCGCGCCGAGGAGCTCACGCCGATGCTCTCGCAGTATCTCGACCTCTGTCGGGCCCACCCCGACGCGATCGTGCTCTTCCAGGTCGGCGACTTCTACGAGGCGTTCTGTGAGGCCGCCGAAACTGTCGCTCGGGTGTGTGAGGTGACGCTCACCCAGCGGGAGGACTCGACCGGCACCTACCCGATGGCGGGGATCCCGATCGACAACGCCGCGTCGTACCTGGAGGCGCTGCTCGACGCGGATTTCCGGGTCGCGATCGCCGACCAGGTCGAGGACGCCGAGGAGGCCACCGGACTGGTCGACCGCGCGGTGACGAACGTCGTCAGCCCCGGGACGGTGGTCGACGACGACCTGCTGGATCGGGCGAGCGCGACGTATCTGGCCGCGCTGGTGGCGCGTGATTCGGGTAGTGCCGAGGGGGGTACAGACGACCCCGACGACCCGCCCGCGGCGCTGGCGACGCTCGACGTCTCCACCGGCGAGTGCCGGGTCACGGCGGGGCCGACCGATCGGATCCGGACGGAGCTCGAACGCCTCGCGCCCGCGGAGGTGGTCGTCGGTCCCGACACCGACCTCGACGCGTCGGCGCTGGGGTTCGAGACGATGGTGACCGAGCGCGACCCGGCGGTCTTCGGCCTCGACGCCGCCGACGCGACGCTGTCGGGCTACGTCGCGGAGCCGGCGGCCGTCCTCGACGCACCGGTCGAGCGCCGGGCGGTCGGCGGGCTGCTGTCGTACGCCGAGTACACCCAGGGCGACGACGGGGCGCTCCCGTACGTCTCGCGGGTGCAGCGCTACGACCTCCGGCGGTCGCTCCGCCTGGACGCGACCGCGATGCGGAGCCTCGAACTGTTCGAGTCGCGGCAGCCGGGCGGCGGCGGGACGCTCGTCGGGACCGTCGACCGGACGGTCTCGGCGCTCGGGCGTCGCCGGCTGGAGGCGTGGCTCCGCCGCCCGCTGGTCGACGCAGAACGGATCCGGCGCCGCCACGACGCGGTCGCGGAGCTGCTCGACCGACCGATCGCCCGCGAGGCCGTCAGGGAGCACCTCTCGAAGGTGTACGACCTCGAACGCCTGGCGGCGCGGATCTCACAGGAGCGCGCCGACGCCCGCGACCTCCGGTCGCTGCGGACGACCCTCGCGGTGGTCCCGGAGTTGAAGACCGCCCTCGACGACGTGGACTCGGCCGCGCTCGCGGACCTCCGTGACGCCCTCGACGAACTCGCCGACGTCCGCGACCTGATCGACCGCGCGATCGTCCCCGACCCGCCGCAGGAGATCACGGAGGGCGGGGTTATCCGCGACGGGTTCGACGACGACCTCGACGAGGTCCGGGCCGCCGAACGCGAGGGCCGCGAGTGGGTGTCGTCGCTGGAGGAGCGCGAGCGGGAGCGCACCGGGATCGACTCCCTCGAAGTCGGCTACACGCAGGTCCACGGCTACTACATCGAGGTCACGAACCCCAACCTCGACCGGGTGCCCGACGACTACACCCGCAGACAGACGTTGAAGAACGCCGAACGGTTCTACACCCCGGAACTGAAACGCCGCGAGGAGGAGATCCTCTCGGCCTCGGAGCGCGCCGATTCGATGGAATACGAACTGTTCTGTGAGGTCCGCTCGCGGGTCGCCGCCGAGACCGAGCGGCTCCAAACGCTCGCGGACGCGCTGGCCCGCCTCGACGCTCTCGCAACCTTCGCGACCGTCGCCGCCGACGCTGGCTACGTCCGCCCCGAAATGGGCGTAGAGCCCCTCCGGATCGACGCCGGCCGGCACCCGGTGGTCGAGCGGACGCAAGACGAGTTCGTCCCCAACGGGATCGACTTCACAGAGGGCCACGTCGCGGTCATCACCGGGCCGAACATGAGCGGGAAGTCGACGTACATGCGCCAGGTCGCGCTGATCTGTCTGCTGGCGCAGGCCGGGAGTTTCGTGCCCGCCGACGCGGCCGAGTTGCCGATCCTGGACCGCATCTTCACGCGGGTGGGCGCCTCCGACGACATCGCGGGCGGCCAGTCGACGTTCATGCGCGAGATGTCGGAACTCACCGACATCCTCCACGACGCAACCGCCGACTCGTTGGTGCTGCTCGACGAGGTCGGCCGCGGCACCTCCACGGCCGACGGGCTGGCGATCGCCCGCGCCACCACGGAGTTCGTCCACGACGAGGTCGGCGCCACCACGCTGTTTGCGACCCACTACCACGACCTCACGGACCTGGCGGCCGACCTCCCGAACGCGTTCAACCGCCACTTCACCGTGAGCAAGCAGGGCGGCGACCCCGATGCGCCGGACGCCGACGAAACGGAGGTCACCTTCCTCCACCGCGTCGCCGAGGGCCCCGCCTCGTCGTCGTACGGCGTCGAGGTCGCGAAGCTCGCAGGGGTCCCGGATCGGGTCGTCGAGCGCGCCCGCGAGTACGTCCGCGGGGCCGCGGGCTCGGCGGCGTCGACCGCGGCCGAGGACGCGTCCGGCGACGGCGTGGAAGGCGAGGATGCCGGCTCCGATCCCGGGGAGACGGCAGAGTCCGGACCCGACCGACAGGAGTCGACGGGATCCGACCCCGGCACGCCCGCAACCCCGCAATCGGACCGCGGCGACACCCTCGCCGCGTACGTCGAGGGGCTGGAGAACGGCGACCGCGGCGGCGACGAGGCGGCCGCCCCGACGGGCGCCGACGGCGACGTCATCGAGGCGCTCCGCGACGTCGAGATCGCCCGGACGACGCCGCTCGAAGCCCTCAACACGCTGGAGGACCTACAGCGACGACTGGATGAGTGA
- the mutL gene encoding DNA mismatch repair endonuclease MutL — MSDEHPAPAADRPVRRLDEATVASVAAGEVVTRPADVVVELVENALDAGASRIDIDIAGDGTERISVRDDGRGMDRSDAELAVERHTTSKLDPGGSVETAETLGFRGEALASVATVADLELVTNDGGPRGTRVVATGGPGADRVEAAGRGRGTTVTVRDLFADTPARRASLSTARTEFARVSDAVSRYAVARPDVGFSLAHDGSGVFSTPGTGEYADALLGVYDRKVASRTTAFDATAGLGTDAPGNGDGPADVRLRGTLVQPSITRARRDHIYVDVGGRPVRNGRLRRAVVDGYGDRLPDGRAPVAAASVSVPDGWADHNVHPRKREVRLRAPDAVADAVESAVADALSTADRRRSEDLSMDLDGAVEPFDPGDTAFAEADFVGQFRGLYLLCAFEGDLLVVDQHAAHERINYERLREAVGDDPPTAPIDPPATVSVTPAQYAAADSHRDALADLGYDVDPFDGSAVRVRSVPAPLSRPADPESVRDAIDALQRGETPDDGRDDSLKDLACHPSLKAGDDLTDAEADALLDRLGACENPYNCPHGRPTVLTVAEETLVRGFDRRNTRLE; from the coding sequence ATGAGTGACGAGCATCCCGCCCCCGCGGCCGACCGCCCCGTGCGACGGTTAGACGAGGCCACCGTCGCGAGCGTCGCCGCCGGCGAGGTCGTCACCCGCCCCGCGGACGTGGTCGTCGAACTCGTCGAGAACGCCCTCGACGCCGGGGCCTCCCGGATCGACATCGACATCGCGGGCGACGGTACCGAGCGGATCAGCGTGCGCGACGACGGCCGCGGGATGGACCGCTCGGACGCGGAACTCGCAGTCGAGCGACACACGACCAGCAAACTCGACCCCGGCGGGTCGGTCGAAACGGCCGAGACGCTGGGGTTCCGCGGGGAGGCGCTCGCCAGCGTCGCCACCGTCGCCGACCTCGAACTCGTGACCAACGACGGCGGGCCGCGCGGCACCCGGGTCGTCGCGACCGGCGGCCCGGGCGCCGACCGCGTCGAGGCCGCGGGTCGGGGCCGGGGGACGACCGTCACCGTCCGCGATCTCTTCGCCGACACCCCCGCCCGTCGGGCGTCGCTGTCGACCGCCCGGACCGAGTTCGCACGGGTCAGCGACGCGGTCTCGCGGTACGCCGTGGCCCGCCCCGACGTGGGGTTCTCGCTGGCACACGACGGAAGTGGGGTGTTCTCCACGCCGGGAACGGGCGAGTACGCCGACGCTCTGCTCGGCGTCTACGATCGCAAGGTGGCGTCGCGGACGACGGCGTTCGACGCGACCGCCGGGCTCGGGACCGACGCACCCGGGAACGGCGACGGACCGGCGGACGTCCGGCTCCGCGGGACGCTCGTCCAGCCGTCGATCACCCGGGCCCGGCGGGACCACATCTACGTCGACGTCGGCGGCCGCCCGGTCCGCAACGGCCGGCTCCGGCGGGCCGTCGTCGACGGCTACGGCGACCGCCTACCCGACGGCCGCGCGCCGGTCGCCGCCGCGTCGGTGTCCGTTCCCGACGGCTGGGCCGACCACAACGTCCACCCGCGGAAGCGGGAGGTCCGACTCCGCGCGCCCGACGCCGTCGCCGACGCGGTCGAATCCGCCGTCGCCGACGCGCTGTCGACCGCGGACCGCCGGCGGAGCGAGGACCTCTCGATGGACCTCGATGGGGCGGTCGAACCGTTCGATCCCGGCGACACGGCCTTCGCCGAGGCCGATTTCGTCGGGCAGTTCCGCGGGCTCTACCTGCTGTGTGCGTTCGAGGGCGACCTGCTGGTGGTCGACCAACACGCCGCCCACGAGCGGATCAACTACGAGCGACTGCGCGAGGCGGTCGGCGACGACCCACCGACGGCACCGATCGACCCGCCGGCGACCGTGTCGGTGACGCCTGCACAGTACGCCGCGGCGGACTCCCACCGCGACGCGCTCGCGGATCTGGGGTACGACGTCGACCCGTTCGACGGGTCGGCGGTGCGGGTCCGGTCGGTACCGGCGCCGCTGTCCCGACCCGCCGACCCCGAGAGCGTCCGGGACGCGATCGACGCCCTTCAACGGGGTGAGACGCCGGACGACGGCCGCGACGACTCCCTGAAGGACCTCGCGTGTCACCCGTCACTGAAGGCCGGCGACGACCTGACCGACGCGGAAGCCGACGCGCTCCTCGACCGGCTTGGGGCGTGTGAGAACCCCTACAACTGCCCGCACGGTCGACCGACAGTCCTGACCGTCGCGGAGGAGACGCTCGTCCGCGGGTTCGACCGGCGGAATACGCGGCTGGAGTGA
- a CDS encoding DUF7573 domain-containing protein, whose translation MGRDRSLDEFLGGESPDPGSSATDPAADEDEKAEPGTDVDGEDAAADDGGADVDDEGADVGSAGTDAESADVGGEGAEADTAVGEPDGGGVDAEPAPGGAGDHGDERDGETDHAATGPADAEPASVTYRWEPDGVPCAECGATVDLLWAGGSGQVCADCKEW comes from the coding sequence ATGGGCCGGGATCGGTCGCTCGACGAGTTCCTCGGCGGCGAGTCTCCGGATCCTGGGTCGTCAGCGACGGATCCGGCCGCCGACGAGGATGAAAAGGCTGAGCCAGGGACGGACGTCGACGGGGAGGACGCGGCGGCCGACGACGGAGGGGCGGATGTCGACGACGAAGGGGCGGACGTGGGTAGCGCGGGAACGGACGCCGAGAGCGCGGATGTCGGCGGCGAGGGGGCGGAGGCCGACACTGCGGTGGGAGAGCCTGACGGCGGGGGAGTGGACGCGGAGCCGGCACCCGGCGGGGCGGGCGACCACGGCGACGAGCGCGACGGGGAGACGGATCACGCCGCGACGGGTCCAGCGGACGCCGAACCCGCGTCCGTCACCTACCGCTGGGAGCCCGACGGCGTCCCGTGTGCGGAGTGCGGGGCGACCGTCGACCTGCTCTGGGCCGGGGGATCGGGGCAGGTGTGTGCCGACTGCAAGGAGTGGTAG
- a CDS encoding 5,10-methylenetetrahydromethanopterin reductase: MREDASATLGVELTPEEPIPTVVDRGVAAEAAGYDVAFVSCHYNNRDPFATLARLAGETDGIRLGPGVANPYELHPVTLASKTATVAELSGGRAAFGIGPGDPSTLRNLGLDDERGLRSVLEAFKVAEDLWAGERVTHDGTFEADDAGLNFEVPGEIPVYVGGEGPHMCRMAGKHADGLLFNGSHPEDLSWARDRVEEGTEDRPDERDPFDLLAYASVSVGRDAEAAREAARPPVAFIVAGAAPPVLDRHGIDADDAAAIGDHIAAGEFTEAFGLVTGGMIDAFSVAGTPESVTERMAALREHTEGIVIGSPLGPDPEAAVELAAEAWRASAPE; encoded by the coding sequence ATGCGTGAGGACGCGTCGGCGACTCTGGGTGTCGAACTGACGCCGGAGGAGCCGATTCCGACGGTCGTCGACCGCGGGGTCGCCGCCGAGGCGGCGGGCTACGACGTCGCGTTCGTGTCGTGTCACTACAACAACCGCGACCCGTTCGCGACCCTCGCGCGGCTGGCGGGCGAGACCGACGGGATCCGGCTGGGGCCGGGCGTGGCGAACCCCTACGAACTGCATCCCGTGACGCTCGCGAGCAAGACCGCGACGGTCGCGGAGCTGTCCGGGGGTCGAGCCGCCTTCGGGATCGGCCCGGGCGACCCCTCGACGCTCCGGAACCTCGGACTCGACGACGAGCGGGGGCTCCGGTCGGTGCTCGAGGCGTTCAAAGTCGCGGAGGACCTCTGGGCCGGCGAGCGGGTGACCCACGACGGGACGTTCGAGGCCGACGACGCCGGGCTGAACTTCGAGGTTCCCGGGGAGATCCCGGTGTACGTCGGCGGCGAGGGGCCGCACATGTGCCGGATGGCCGGGAAGCACGCCGACGGCCTGCTGTTCAACGGCTCCCACCCCGAGGACCTGTCGTGGGCGCGTGACCGCGTCGAGGAGGGGACTGAGGACCGGCCGGACGAGCGGGACCCGTTCGACCTGCTGGCGTACGCGAGCGTCAGCGTCGGCCGCGACGCCGAGGCCGCCCGCGAGGCCGCCCGGCCACCCGTGGCGTTCATCGTCGCCGGCGCGGCCCCGCCGGTGCTCGATCGACACGGGATCGACGCCGACGACGCGGCGGCGATCGGCGACCACATCGCCGCGGGGGAGTTCACCGAGGCGTTCGGCCTGGTCACCGGGGGGATGATCGATGCGTTCTCCGTGGCCGGGACGCCCGAATCCGTGACCGAGCGGATGGCCGCGCTCCGCGAGCACACCGAGGGGATCGTGATCGGGTCGCCGCTGGGGCCGGACCCCGAGGCGGCGGTCGAACTCGCGGCCGAGGCGTGGCGGGCAAGCGCGCCGGAGTAG
- a CDS encoding coenzyme F420-0:L-glutamate ligase produces the protein MELFAVPNLPEVRPGDDVGALLRDRADLRNDDVVCVASTVVSKAEGRSVDLASFPAGPRARELADTLAEHAAGDPDPRFVQAVLEESVEVLMETPFLLTETRFGHVGVNAGIDRSNVPEGDVLLLPERPGDSAARIRESLPADRVVVTDTCGRPFRHGQRGVAIGWDGLQPSRDWRGETDRDGRELGVTVENVVDELAAAANLVAGEGDGGTPAVVVRGFEWGDHAGSDEHFREIGTDYVRQAIRGWSYA, from the coding sequence ATGGAACTGTTCGCTGTCCCGAATCTGCCCGAGGTGCGACCGGGCGACGACGTCGGCGCGCTACTGCGCGACCGCGCCGATCTCCGCAACGACGACGTGGTGTGTGTCGCCTCGACCGTCGTCTCGAAGGCCGAGGGGCGAAGCGTCGATCTGGCGTCGTTCCCGGCCGGCCCGCGGGCGCGGGAGTTGGCCGACACGCTCGCCGAGCACGCCGCCGGCGATCCCGACCCACGGTTCGTGCAGGCGGTACTGGAGGAGAGCGTAGAGGTGCTGATGGAGACGCCGTTCCTGCTGACGGAGACCCGGTTCGGGCACGTCGGCGTCAACGCCGGCATCGACCGGTCGAACGTGCCCGAGGGCGACGTTCTACTCCTGCCGGAGCGACCCGGAGACAGCGCCGCGCGGATCCGCGAGTCCCTGCCCGCCGACCGCGTCGTGGTCACCGACACCTGCGGGCGGCCGTTCCGGCACGGCCAGCGGGGCGTCGCGATCGGGTGGGACGGCCTCCAGCCGAGCCGGGACTGGCGCGGCGAGACCGACCGCGACGGCCGCGAACTCGGCGTCACCGTCGAGAACGTCGTCGACGAACTCGCCGCCGCGGCCAACCTCGTCGCCGGGGAGGGTGACGGCGGCACCCCCGCGGTCGTGGTTCGGGGCTTCGAGTGGGGCGACCACGCCGGCAGCGACGAGCACTTCCGGGAGATCGGGACCGACTACGTCCGACAGGCCATCAGGGGGTGGTCGTATGCGTGA